The genomic stretch GGCGACGGCGCCGGTCGCCTCGTCCCGCAGCAGCAGGCCGAAATTATCGGCGAGGCAAATGAACTGAACGACTTCGACGCTCATTGCGCTGCTCCTGTCGAAACGCTTAGGGTCAGTGAGGCGATCGCGGCCGCGACGGTTTCACGCGCTTGCGTCGCGCCGTAGATAAATGCGAAATAGCAGATATGTCGCTCGACGTCGTCGACTTGCGGAATTTTTACGCTTCGCCGCTCGGTCAGGTGGCGCTGCGCCTCCTCGGGCGCATGGCGCGGACCCGCTGGGAGGATCACTCCGGGCTGCGCGTGCTCGGCGTCGGCTACGCCACGCCCTATCTCGTCGATTTTCAGGAGCGGGCGCAGCGCGTGCTCGCCTTCATGCCGGCCGCCCAGGGCGTCGTCCATTGGCCCAATGGCGGACGCTCGGCCTCGGCGCTGGTCGAGACGACGATGATGCCGCTGCCCGACGCCAGCATCGACCGCGTTCTCGTCGTCCATGCGCTCGAGGTCGGCGAATCGCCGCGCGACATATTGGAGGAGATTTGGCGCATTCTCGCGCCGGGCGGACGGGTGATCGTCGTCGTCCCCAGCCGCTCGGGCCTGTGGGCGCGGGTGGACACGACGCCCTTCGGCCATGGCCATCCCTATTCGCGCGGCCAGCTGCAGAGCCTTTTGCAGGAGACGCTGCTGCTGCCGGTCTTCTGGGGCGAGGCGCTCTATGTGCCGCCCTTCGCCCGCGCCTCGCTGCTGCGCTCGGCTCCCGCCTTCGAGCGAATCGCCGGGCGCTTCTCGTTGCCGGGCGGCGGGGTTCATATCGTCGAGGCGACCAAGCAGCTCTATCGCCCCGCCGGCCTGCGCCGCGCCGTGCGCCGCGCCCTGCCGCCGCTGGACGAGGTGCTGGCCCCGGTGGGCGCCGGCGCCGGTCGCGACGCCCCGGCGCTCTGAGAGAGGCTCAGCGGGGGGGCGCGCCGCCGCTGCGGCGGCCGAACTCGACCGACAGGCCGAAGCTCCTGGCCAGAAACAGGCCGCCATGCAGCAGGCCGGCATTGTCTATGCCATGGTCCAGCCCGGCGGAAAGGTGCCATTGCGTCGGCACGTCGGCCTTGGCCAGCGCATTGGCGGAGAGCAGCAGCGCATCGGCCGGGATCATCGAATCCTCCTCGCCATGGACGAGCAGGACCGCCGGCGGCTTGGCTCCAAATTGCGGGGGAATATCCGGCGGCTCGCTGCCCGCCACCAGAACGCCCGAATAGCCGAGAATGGCGGCCGGCGCGCGGCGCAGCCGCAGGCCCACATGCAGCGCCAGCATCGTTCCCTGGCTGAAGCCGACCAGAGCGAGCTTGCTCTCGTCCAGCTCGTTCTTGGCCAGCTCCTCGGCGAGGAAGCTCTCCAGCAGCGGCCGCGTCGCCACCACGCCGCGCCAGCGCTCGCCGGGGTCGCGCATGGTCAGCGGAAACCACTGCCGCCCATTGGGCGACAGCGCGCAGCGCTCCGGCGCATGGGGGGAGACGAAGGCGGCGTCCGGCAGGAAGGACCGCCATTGCCGGCCGATCTCGATGAGATCATTGCCGTCCGCGCCATAGCCATGGAGGAAGACGACGAGCTGCTTGGCCTTGCCGGCCTTGGGCTGAATTCGGGGGCCGTCGATCTGGGACGCCATGTCTGATCTCGCAATTCTGAGGGGACGCCGGCCAAAGGGGCCGCTATCCGCCGTTCAACACGGCCGCGACGCCGGCGACCAGCATCGCCAGGCCGAGCCATTCCCGCGCTCCGGTCTTTTGCGCGAACATGCGGCGCGTGACCATTTGCGCGAACAAGACTTCGATCAGCGCCAGCGTGCGCACCCGCGGCGCGGTCTCGAGAGCGAAAGCCAGGAACCAGAACAGCGTCGCAAAGGCGCCGAGCAGTCCCGCCGACAGCGATTCCCGCCATTGAGCGACGATGGCGAAAAGGCCCCCGCGGTCGAAGACGCCCAGATAGAGCAAGATCAGCGCCGTTTGCAAGACGAGGCCGAGAACCAGCTCGGTCGCGGCCGCGACCGTGATGGAGGGGCCGCCGAGCGCCAGCACGCCCTCGCGATAGAGAACCGTCGAGCCGCCGAACAGCGCCGCCGCGGCGAGGCCGAAGAAAATCGGCCGCCAAGTGGCGCCGCGCAGCGCCGCCGCAGGATCGGGCAGCGACAGAGCGAGCACGCCCAATGTCGCGCCGAGCGCGCCTAGCGCGAGCGATGGCGTCGCCGCCTCGCCGAGGAACAGCGTTCCGAAGACGACGAGCTGCGCCGCTTCCGTCTTCAGCAACGCCGTCACGATGACGAAGGAGCGCTCCTGCATCGAGACGAGCATCAACGCCGTCGCCGCGATCTGCAGCGCGGCCGCCGCTGCGATGACGAGCAGAGCGTACGCTCGAGGCGCCGGCGGCGGAACATCGGCGATGGCGCAGGCGCCGGCGAGAATGAGAAAGGCGAAAGGACAGCCGAAGAGAAAGCGCACGAAGGTCGCGCCCGCGGCGCCGAGCTTATCGGTGAGATCGCGCTGCAGCGCGTTGCGCAAAGTCTGTCCGCCCGCGGCGGTGAGAGTGAATGCGGCCCAGGTCCAGGCGGGAGCGGCGGAGATCATCTGCGGCGGAGCTTTCGTTGCGTCGCTCGTCTTCTAGCGCGAACCGCTCCGCAATATCCACGCTGAAAAGCGAAAAGCCCGGCCATGAGGCCGGGCTGTCGCGATCTCGAAGACAGAAGATCGGATCAGTATCTGGCGACGACCGGAACCGGCGGCGCCGAGATGAAGTGATAGTTGATGCCGACGCGCGCGATATGGCCGTCGAATTTCACGCGCGTGATGCCTTGGTTGATCGAGGTGAGCGCCGGCGAGGTGAAGCCGAGCACCGTCAGCTGCGGGCCGACCGCGGCGAGCGGGCCGTTGAGATAACGGACCTCGCCGAGATCATAGTAGAGATATTCCGCCTTGAAGCTCAGGTTCGGAGCGAACAGCCATTCGATGCCGCCGCCGACCGTCCAGCCGATGCGCGACTCGTTGTAGCGTCCGATGCCGCCGATCGAGGCGTAGGGCACGCTGAGGGCGGCCACCTGCGCGCCGAGGACGCTCGCAGAGAGGGTGTTGTTGAGCAAAAGCGACTGGTTCGTCGTCGCCTGCACGCC from Methylosinus sp. C49 encodes the following:
- a CDS encoding dienelactone hydrolase family protein, whose product is MASQIDGPRIQPKAGKAKQLVVFLHGYGADGNDLIEIGRQWRSFLPDAAFVSPHAPERCALSPNGRQWFPLTMRDPGERWRGVVATRPLLESFLAEELAKNELDESKLALVGFSQGTMLALHVGLRLRRAPAAILGYSGVLVAGSEPPDIPPQFGAKPPAVLLVHGEEDSMIPADALLLSANALAKADVPTQWHLSAGLDHGIDNAGLLHGGLFLARSFGLSVEFGRRSGGAPPR
- a CDS encoding class I SAM-dependent methyltransferase, producing the protein MSLDVVDLRNFYASPLGQVALRLLGRMARTRWEDHSGLRVLGVGYATPYLVDFQERAQRVLAFMPAAQGVVHWPNGGRSASALVETTMMPLPDASIDRVLVVHALEVGESPRDILEEIWRILAPGGRVIVVVPSRSGLWARVDTTPFGHGHPYSRGQLQSLLQETLLLPVFWGEALYVPPFARASLLRSAPAFERIAGRFSLPGGGVHIVEATKQLYRPAGLRRAVRRALPPLDEVLAPVGAGAGRDAPAL